The Catellatospora citrea genome includes a window with the following:
- a CDS encoding ArnT family glycosyltransferase, producing MTGATVTLRLTVVRDALLWAAVAAAAAWTFAYRAATSRAQVLDYDDGVYWQTALAIADGARPYTEVFHAQPPLFPWLVAQPFALLGAVDGETTARLLMTGFAALLAATAAGMTALLRGPRAGMLAALAVVAFPLLQRYSFQFGADLPAAALGGVALCLAMRARSAGRPARWWWWAGSGAALCLAALVKLIAVVVAPALALVLLTTVSTGTTGWWAWLRRTAAATGCMLAGFAAAAAVAMLVIRPGRAAWDQVFAFHLRAAESVNSPDVIGMIDNTGDWGLPYFIAAGVGGLLALGLPGRAGGRADVAAIAVWAATIVPYGYLHHPVFKHHVLLFVAPAGALIVLGVAALWAVARRAVLRVTGPRRRWAGGVAVVVAIVAGAWYTTHTTVAPVLTDTSVEACLRGLPRDVVLVSDDQAMLARAGLRTPPWLVDTSHVRIDSGWLTDAEITAAATAADGVLFARPRRIGKHPEVRVWAKEHFPVRYTADRYELYVHAAPLVMGCTGKVQVDGKTVKDAPTP from the coding sequence ATGACAGGTGCCACCGTCACTTTGCGTTTGACCGTGGTGCGCGACGCACTGCTGTGGGCCGCGGTCGCCGCAGCCGCGGCGTGGACGTTCGCCTACCGCGCCGCCACCAGCCGGGCCCAGGTCCTGGACTACGACGACGGCGTGTACTGGCAGACGGCGCTGGCCATCGCCGACGGCGCACGGCCGTACACGGAGGTGTTCCACGCGCAGCCGCCGCTGTTCCCGTGGCTGGTCGCCCAGCCGTTCGCGCTGCTGGGCGCGGTCGACGGGGAGACCACCGCGCGGCTGCTGATGACCGGGTTCGCGGCGCTGCTCGCGGCCACCGCGGCCGGGATGACGGCGCTGCTGCGCGGGCCGCGGGCCGGGATGCTCGCCGCGCTAGCCGTGGTCGCATTCCCGCTGCTGCAGCGCTACAGCTTCCAGTTCGGCGCGGACCTGCCCGCCGCGGCGCTGGGCGGGGTCGCGCTCTGCCTGGCCATGCGCGCCCGCAGCGCGGGCCGGCCGGCCCGCTGGTGGTGGTGGGCCGGGTCGGGGGCCGCGCTGTGCCTGGCCGCGCTGGTGAAGCTGATCGCGGTGGTGGTCGCGCCGGCGCTGGCGCTGGTGCTGCTGACGACCGTGTCGACCGGGACCACCGGGTGGTGGGCGTGGCTGCGGCGCACCGCGGCGGCGACCGGATGCATGCTGGCCGGGTTCGCGGCCGCGGCCGCCGTCGCGATGCTGGTCATCCGTCCCGGCCGGGCGGCCTGGGACCAGGTGTTCGCGTTCCACCTGCGTGCGGCGGAGTCGGTCAACTCTCCCGACGTCATCGGGATGATCGACAACACCGGTGACTGGGGTCTGCCGTACTTCATCGCCGCGGGCGTCGGCGGGCTGCTCGCACTGGGCCTGCCGGGCCGGGCGGGCGGCCGGGCCGACGTCGCGGCGATCGCGGTGTGGGCGGCGACTATCGTGCCGTACGGGTACCTGCACCATCCCGTGTTCAAGCACCACGTGCTGCTGTTCGTCGCGCCCGCGGGTGCGCTGATCGTGCTGGGCGTGGCCGCGCTGTGGGCCGTGGCGCGCCGGGCGGTGCTGCGGGTCACCGGGCCGCGGCGGCGCTGGGCCGGCGGCGTCGCCGTGGTGGTCGCGATCGTCGCGGGAGCCTGGTACACCACGCACACCACCGTCGCGCCGGTGCTGACCGACACCTCCGTCGAGGCGTGCCTGCGCGGCCTGCCCCGCGACGTGGTGCTCGTCTCCGACGACCAGGCGATGCTGGCCCGCGCGGGGCTGCGTACACCGCCGTGGCTGGTGGACACCTCGCACGTGCGTATCGACTCCGGCTGGCTCACCGACGCCGAGATCACCGCCGCGGCGACCGCCGCCGACGGGGTGCTGTTCGCCCGGCCACGCCGCATCGGCAAGCACCCCGAGGTCAGGGTCTGGGCCAAGGAGCACTTCCCGGTGCGTTACACCGCCGACCGGTACGAGCTGTACGTCCACGCCGCGCCGCTAGTGATGGGTTGCACCGGCAAGGTCCAGGTCGACGGGAAGACGGTGAAGGACGCTCCTACGCCGTGA
- a CDS encoding HTH domain-containing protein translates to MSDATKLAAAAGSADPGVGLRAVLALRRLLETLETLQVGNARKAGWSWQEIADALEVSRQAVHKKHAGRWPGPDRREK, encoded by the coding sequence ATGAGCGACGCGACAAAACTCGCCGCCGCAGCCGGCAGCGCCGACCCCGGCGTCGGCCTGCGCGCCGTGCTCGCCCTGCGCCGGCTGCTCGAAACCCTCGAGACGCTGCAGGTCGGCAACGCCCGCAAAGCAGGCTGGTCCTGGCAGGAGATCGCCGACGCCCTCGAAGTCAGCCGACAGGCCGTACACAAGAAACACGCCGGCCGCTGGCCCGGACCGGACCGACGGGAGAAGTGA
- a CDS encoding Clp protease N-terminal domain-containing protein, producing the protein MFERFTTAARDVVRGAQDEARHCGQQHYLGTEHLLLGLLRPTSGIPYDLLTDAGLDHDQVTAAISRHLGTAEPFGAADAAALQAIGIDLDAVRAKLEETFGPGALNQVTPPPRRGLFRRRPHVAVSEGRHIPFTPRSKVVLELSLREALRLKHKYIGTEHILLGMIREGRGLAALIMTEAGIDLDDLRRRTEQAIAARA; encoded by the coding sequence ATGTTCGAACGATTCACCACCGCCGCACGCGACGTCGTCAGAGGCGCCCAGGACGAAGCCCGCCACTGCGGCCAGCAGCACTACCTCGGCACCGAACACCTGCTGCTCGGCCTGCTCCGCCCCACCAGCGGCATCCCGTACGACCTGCTCACCGACGCCGGTCTCGACCACGACCAGGTCACCGCCGCCATCAGCCGCCACCTCGGCACCGCCGAACCCTTCGGCGCCGCCGACGCCGCCGCCCTCCAGGCCATCGGCATCGACCTCGACGCCGTACGCGCCAAACTCGAGGAGACCTTCGGCCCCGGCGCCCTCAACCAGGTCACCCCACCACCCCGGCGCGGCCTGTTCCGCCGCCGCCCCCACGTCGCCGTCAGCGAAGGCCGCCACATCCCCTTCACCCCGCGCAGCAAAGTCGTGCTCGAACTGTCCCTACGCGAAGCCCTGCGCCTCAAGCACAAGTACATCGGCACCGAACACATCCTGCTCGGCATGATCCGCGAAGGCCGAGGGCTCGCCGCCCTGATCATGACCGAAGCCGGCATCGACCTCGACGACCTGCGCCGCCGCACCGAACAGGCCATCGCCGCGCGCGCCTGA
- a CDS encoding aldo/keto reductase → MRYRALGLTGIEVSTYCLGTMMLGSVGNPDHDDCARIIHHALDHGVNFIDTADMYSAGESETIVGKALHGRRDDVILATKVHFPMGEGRNRGGNSRRWILKAVEDSLRRLNTDWIDLYQIHRPDHTTDIEETLATLDDLVRAGKIRAYGCSTFPAEELVEAHHAAERRAVGRFRTEQPPYSLLARGIEADILPVAQRYGMGVLVWSPLASGFLSGRIDRATVDLTTGRAALTPHRFDPAIPANAAKYDALEQLTALAAEIGCTLPELALAFTQAHPAVTATIIGPRTMAHLETALKGAGLALDDATLDRIDEIVPPGANLYRPDGAWRPPALSDSTLRRRPQTDRAAA, encoded by the coding sequence ATGCGCTACCGCGCCCTAGGCCTCACCGGCATCGAAGTCAGCACCTACTGCCTCGGCACCATGATGCTCGGCAGCGTCGGCAACCCCGACCACGACGACTGCGCCCGCATCATCCACCACGCCCTCGACCACGGCGTCAACTTCATCGACACCGCCGACATGTACTCCGCCGGCGAATCCGAGACCATCGTCGGCAAAGCCCTGCACGGCCGTCGCGACGACGTCATCCTCGCCACCAAGGTGCACTTCCCGATGGGAGAAGGCCGTAACCGCGGCGGCAACAGCCGCCGCTGGATCCTCAAAGCCGTCGAGGACAGCCTGCGCCGCCTGAACACCGACTGGATCGACCTCTACCAGATCCACCGACCCGACCACACCACCGACATCGAAGAGACCCTCGCCACCCTCGACGACCTCGTCCGCGCGGGAAAGATCCGCGCCTACGGCTGCTCCACCTTCCCCGCCGAGGAACTCGTCGAAGCCCACCACGCCGCCGAGCGCCGCGCCGTCGGCCGCTTCCGCACCGAACAACCCCCGTACTCCCTGCTCGCCCGCGGCATCGAAGCCGACATCCTGCCCGTCGCCCAGCGCTACGGCATGGGCGTACTCGTCTGGAGCCCGCTGGCCTCCGGCTTCCTGTCCGGCCGCATCGACCGCGCCACCGTCGACCTCACCACCGGCCGCGCCGCACTCACCCCGCACCGCTTCGACCCGGCCATCCCCGCCAACGCCGCCAAGTACGACGCCCTCGAACAACTCACCGCGCTCGCCGCCGAGATCGGCTGCACCCTGCCCGAACTCGCCCTCGCGTTCACCCAGGCTCACCCCGCGGTCACCGCGACCATCATCGGCCCGCGCACCATGGCCCACCTGGAAACCGCGCTCAAGGGAGCAGGGCTCGCCCTGGACGACGCCACGCTGGACCGCATCGACGAGATCGTCCCGCCCGGCGCCAACCTGTACCGCCCTGACGGCGCCTGGCGTCCACCGGCCCTGTCCGACAGCACGCTGCGCCGCCGCCCGCAGACCGACCGGGCCGCCGCCTGA
- a CDS encoding GNAT family N-acetyltransferase, translated as MTTTYTWRGAFDNTEVESLHAAGFGYQPAGYDWLTQVTRHSLGWVCARNSERLVGFVNVAWDGSTHAFILDTVVAADMQRQSIGTGLITAATTHARAAGCQWLHVDFEEHLRDFYFDSCGFRSTPAGLIEL; from the coding sequence ATGACGACCACCTACACCTGGCGCGGTGCGTTTGACAACACCGAGGTGGAGAGCCTGCACGCGGCCGGATTCGGCTACCAGCCGGCGGGCTACGACTGGCTGACGCAGGTCACGCGGCACAGCCTCGGCTGGGTCTGCGCCCGGAACAGCGAGCGGCTTGTCGGTTTCGTCAACGTCGCCTGGGACGGCAGTACGCATGCGTTCATTCTGGATACCGTCGTCGCGGCGGACATGCAGCGCCAGAGCATCGGCACCGGGCTGATCACTGCGGCCACGACGCACGCACGCGCCGCCGGCTGCCAGTGGCTGCATGTCGACTTCGAGGAGCATCTGCGCGACTTCTACTTCGACAGCTGTGGCTTCCGGTCGACCCCAGCGGGCCTCATCGAACTCTGA